A single window of Oncorhynchus keta strain PuntledgeMale-10-30-2019 chromosome 34, Oket_V2, whole genome shotgun sequence DNA harbors:
- the LOC127915128 gene encoding uncharacterized protein LOC127915128 has protein sequence MTDHHLKLNLSKTELLFLPGKDCPFHDLAITVDNSIVSSSQSAKNLGVILDNTLTFSTNIKAVSRSCRFMLYNIRRVRPCLTQEAAQVLIQALVISRLDYCNSLLAGLPACAIKPLQLIQNAAARLVFNLPKFSHVTPLLRSLHWLPVEARIRYKTMVLAYGAVRGTAPQYLQALIRPYTQTRALRSSTSGLLASLPLRKYSSRSAQSKLFAALAPQWWNKLPHDARTAESITTFRRHLKPHLFKEYLG, from the coding sequence atgacggatcaccacctcaagctgaacctcagcaagacggagctcctcttcctcccggggaaggactgcccgttccatgatctcgccatcacggttgacaactccattgtgtcctcctcccagagcgctaagaaccttggcgtgatcctggataacaccctgacgttctcaactaacatcaaggcggtgtcccgttcctgtaggttcatgctctacaacatccgcagagtacgaccctgcctcacacaggaagcggcgcaggtcctaatccaggcacttgtcatctcccgtcttgattactgcaactcgctgttggctgggctccctgcctgtgccattaaacccctacaactcatccagaacgccgcagcccgtctggtgttcaaccttcccaagttctctcacgtcaccccgctcctccgctctctccactggcttccagttgaagctcgcatccgctacaagaccatggtgcttgcctacggagctgtgaggggaacggcacctcagtacctccaggctctgatcaggccctacacccaaacaagggcactgcgttcatccacctctggcctgctcgcctccctaccactgaggaagtacagttcccgctcagcccagtcaaaactgttcgctgctctggccccccaatggtggaacaaactccctcacgacgccaggacagcggagtcaatcaccaccttccggagacacctgaaaccccacctcttcaaggaatacctaggatag
- the gpatch3 gene encoding G patch domain-containing protein 3: MAESSSAMYFAVSNIPAAFRSANLRNFFSQFIESNGFLCFHYRHRPEILKESEGTQVNMSDHTSKDIPTTEMPSTDVENGTESGSSPKSIKTCCCVISVPSNEAARLVKMYAGNQWIDSKGNWLARRCVIRKVKVSPSTDEDEFPYKTKSGHRRHVALTERFTEADLKGLPELNPPSLMPAGNVGTTLKVFLQLIQSCRLPPRLIRKLGLAFPKTSCNRRYGNVPFQYHNTSLAPSTEESVFTADGHEISGPGSVAPPSGTQGPTDSSGDPEIPEEDEDAQSNADDDDDRCEEWERHEALHEDVTSQERSKERLYEEEIELKWEKGGSGLVFYTDAQYWQEEEGDFDEQTADDWDVDMSVYYDKDGGDMDSRDYVRMRYEKRLREGLEDRSGGQDQPIGNFEKFTKGVGRRVMEKQGWKEGKGLGNSQAGIPEALENEGQHPKCKRGFGYHGEKLSTYFVKKAKPDLFISTVYDKPKDIDQGDPLLRRNPKTSMKYRGWQPGGNIFPKR, from the exons ATGGCTGAATCCAGCTCGGCTATGTACTTTGCTGTTAGCAATATACCTGCTGCCTTTCGATCTGCTAACCTTCGAAACTTTTTTAGTCAATTCATAGAAAGCAATGGTTTCTTGTGTTTCCATTACCGACATCGACCGGAGATTTTGAAGGAGTCCGAGGGCACCCAAGTCAACATGTCAGACCATACGAGTAAAGACATTCCGACAACAGAAATGCCATCCACAGATGTCGAGAATGGCACAGAGAGTGGATCTTCGCCGAAGAGTATAAAAACATGTTGTTGCGTAATATCGGTACCTTCAAATGAGGCGGCCAGATTGGTCAAAATGTACGCGGGGAATCAATGGATCGACTCGAAGGGCAACTGGCTTGCGAGGCGTTGTGTGATAAGAAAAGTGAAAGTATCACCTTCCACAG ATGAGGATGAATTCCCCTACAAGACAAAGTCCGGGCACAGGCGCCACGTGGCACTAACAGAACGCTTCACAGAGGCGGACCTAAAGGGCTTACCAGAGCTGAACCCGCCTTCTCTTATGCCGGCTGGTAATGTGGGTACAACCTTAAAGGTATTCTTACAGCTTATTCAGTCATGCCGCCTACCCCCACGCCTCATACGCAAGCTGGGCCTCGCTTTTCCCAAGACCAGCTGCAATCGGCGCTATGGTAATGTGCCCTTCCAGTACCATAACACCAGCTTAGCACCATCAACTGAGGAGAGTGTCTTCACAGCTGATGGGCATGAAATATCAGGTCCTGGTAGTGTGGCCCCTCCCTCAGGAACCCAGGGGCCCACTGACTCCTCAGGGGACCCTGAAATACCAGAGGAAGACGAGGATGCCCAGTCAAATGCAGATGAT GACGATGACCGCTGTGAGGAGTGGGAGCGCCATGAGGCCCTACACGAGGACGTGACGAGCCAGGAACGCAGCAAGGAGCGGCTCTACGAGGAAGAGATAGAGCTGAAGTGGGAGAAGGGAGGCTCGGGCCTGGTCTTCTACACTGATGCCCAGTACTGGCAAGAGGAAGAAGGAG ATTTTGATGAGCAAACTGCAGATGATTGGGATGTGGACATGAGCGTTTACTATGACAAAG ACGGGGGTGACATGGACTCCCGTGACTACGTCCGCATGCGGTATGAGAAGAGGCTGAGGGAGGGGCTGGAGGACCGGTCTGGAGGACAAGATCAGCCAATCGGCAACTTTGAGAAGTTCACAAAG GGTGTTGGTCGCCGGGTGATGGAGAAGCAGGGCTGGAAGGAGGGAAAGGGCCTGGGTAACAGTCAGGCAGGGATTCCAGAAGCCTTGGAGAATGAAGGACAGCATCCTAAATGCAAGAGGGGCTTTGG GTACCATGGAGAGAAGCTGAGCACCTACTTTGTGAAAAAGGCCAAACCAGACTTGTTCATATCCACGGTGTATGATAAACCCAAAGACATAGACCAAGGAGACCCCTTATTGCGGCGCAATCCCAAAACCAGCATGAAGTACAGAGGCTGGCAGCCAGGTGGcaacatttttccaaaaagatga